The following are encoded together in the Citrus sinensis cultivar Valencia sweet orange chromosome 1, DVS_A1.0, whole genome shotgun sequence genome:
- the LOC102628132 gene encoding lachrymatory-factor synthase, with translation MEQNLQQKWEGKVSTRVSRATADQIWPLFTDFFNIHKYFHSLATSYGVHGTNGEPDCIRYCAGFSIPSRAASSSTDDNPPPAACSWSKERLVTVDHVQRCLIYEMVDGNIGFKSYVSTIKIIPGDDNNHDGQNQSAGCVIEWSFTVDPVEGLVLADLLQKYDLGLQRMAKTMEDAIVQA, from the coding sequence ATGGAGCAAAATTTGCAGCAAAAGTGGGAAGGCAAGGTTTCGACAAGGGTAAGTAGAGCCACTGCTGACCAAATATGGCCTCTTTTTACCGACTTCTTTAacatacacaaatattttcataGCCTGGCCACGAGCTACGGTGTCCACGGAACCAACGGTGAGCCCGACTGCATCCGATACTGTGCCGGCTTTTCGATCCCGTCCAGGGCAGCCAGTAGCAGTACTGATGATAATCCTCCTCCTGCTGCATGTAGCTGGTCCAAAGAGAGATTAGTAACCGTTGATCATGTCCAACGTTGTTTGATTTATGAGATGGTTGATGGTAATATTGGGTTCAAGTCTTATGTTTCGACGATCAAGATTATTCCAGGAGATGATAATAATCATGATGGCCAAAATCAAAGTGCTGGGTGTGTGATTGAGTGGTCGTTTACCGTTGATCCTGTGGAAGGGTTGGTATTGGCTGATTTGCTTCAAAAATATGATTTGGGTCTCCAGCGCATGGCTAAAACAATGGAGGATGCTATTGTTCAAGCTTAA
- the LOC102627154 gene encoding casein kinase 1-like protein HD16, with product MRELRSSRARRNRAAVNPNRSPQPDNNNNNNNNNNNKRLTVRSRQQRRKKGNITIVDAADDNNNIVNVEEATTSFKEKQDIRFLREEVAVKKMDEYDSGGRSADKGAGAEDEGSTAPLPEKVQVGGSPVYRIDRKLGKGGFGQVYVGRRIGPTNTNERTGPGAVEVALKFEHRSSKGCNYGPPYEWQVYNALGGSHGVPRVHFKGRQGDYYVMVMDMLGPSLWDVWNNNSHTMSIEMVACIAIEAISILEKMHSRGYVHGDVKPENFLLGPPETPDEKKLFLVDLGLATRWRDSSTGQHVEYDQRPDVFRGTVRYASVHAHLGRTGSRRDDLESLAYTLIFLLRGRLPWQGYQGENKGFLVCKKKMATSPETLCCFCPQPFRLFVEYVVNLKFDEEPNYAKYISLFDGIVGPNPDIRPINTDGAQKLIYQVGHKRGRLTMEEEEDEQPKKKVRMGMPATQWISVYNARRPMKQRYHYNVADARLSQHIEKGNEDGLFISSVASCSNLWALIMDAGTGFSAQVYELSPYFLHKEWIMEQWEKNYYISAIAGANNGSSLVVMSKGTQYLQQSYKVSDSFPFKWINKKWREGFYVTAMATAGSRWAIVMSRGAGFSDQVVELDFLYPSEGIHRRWDSGYRITSTAATWDQAAFVLSVPRRKPADETQETLRTSAFPSTHVKEKWAKNLYIASVCYGRTVS from the exons ATGCGTGAACTGCGTAGCAGCAGAGCTCGCAGAAACCGGGCCGCCGTCAATCCGAACCGGAGTCCACAACccgacaataataataataataataataataacaacaacaaaaggCTGACTGTTCGAAGTCGGCAACAGAGGAGAAAGAAAGGTAATATCACGATCGTTGACGCTGCCGacgacaataataatattgtgaACGTTGAGGAAGCAACGACGTCGTTTAAGGAAAAGCAAGACATTAGATTTTTGAGAGAAGAGGTTGCGGTGAAAAAGATGGATGAGTACGATAGCGGTGGCCGTAGTGCCGATAAAGGTGCCGGAGCCGAGGATGAAGGAAGCACAGCTCCTCTTCCTGAGAAg GTCCAAGTTGGTGGTTCCCCAGTGTACAGAATAGATAGGAAACTGGGAAAAGGTGGATTTGGACAAGTCTATGTTGGTCGACGAATTGGTCCGACAAATACCAATGAGAGAACTGGCCCAGGAGCTGTAGAG GTAGCTTTAAAGTTTGAACATAGAAGTAGCAAAGGTTGTAATTATGGACCGCCTTATGAGTGGCAAGTTTACAA TGCGCTTGGCGGCAGTCATGGTGTACCACGGGTTCACTTCAAGGGCCGACAAGGTGACTACTATGTCATG GTCATGGATATGCTTGGTCCCAGTTTATGGGATGTTTGGAATAATAATTCACACAC GATGTCAATTGAAATGGTTGCATGCATTGCCATTGAAGCAATCTCTATATTGGAGAAGATGCACTCGAGAGG ATATGTGCACGGGGATGTGAAACCTGAGAACTTTTTGCTTGGTCCCCCTGAAACTCCTGATGAGAAAAAGCTTTTTCTTGTTGACCTTGGGTTAG CAACCAGGTGGCGAGATAGTTCAACTGGTCAACATGTCGAATATGATCAACGTCCAGATGTTTTCag GGGAACAGTGCGGTACGCTAGTGTGCATGCTCATCTTGGTAGAACTGGTAGCAGGAGAGATGACCTTGAGTCTCTTGCTTATAcactcatttttcttcttcgtGGTCGGCTTCCTTGGCAAGGATATCAG GGAGAAAATAAAGGATTCCTTGTTTGCAAGAAGAAGATGGCCACTTCCCCAGAAACTTTGTGTTGCTTTTGTCCCCAGCCTTTTCGACTGTTTGTTGAGTATGTGGTTAATTTGAAGTTTGATGAGGAACCCAATTATGCAAAATACATCTCTCTTTTTGATGGGATTGTTGGCCCAAACCCAGATATTAGGCCAATTAACACTGATGGTGCACAGAAG CTTATATATCAAGTAGGACATAAGAGAGGACGATTGACAATGGAGGAGGAAGAAGATGAGCAACCAAAGAAAAAGGTTCGAATGGGAATGCCAGCAACTCAGTGGATCAGTGTCTATAATGCCCGTCGGCCTATGAAGCAGAG ATATCATTATAATGTGGCTGATGCGAGACTTTCCCAACATATTGAGAAAGGAAACGAAGATGGATTATTTATCAGTAGCGTAGCTTCATGTTCAAACCTGTGGGCTCTAATTATGGATGCAGGCACTGGTTTCTCAGCTCAAGTCTATGAACTTTCGCCTTACTTTCTTCATAAG GAATGGATTATGGAACAGTGGGAGAAAAACTACTACATTAGTGCAATAGCAGGAGCGAATAATGGTAGCTCATTAGTTGTAATGTCTAAAG GTACACAGTATTTGCAGCAATCCTATAAAGTCAGTGATTCATTTCCCTTTAAGTGGATCAATAAAAAATGGAGGGAGGGTTTTTATGTAACTGCTATGGCCACTGCTGGAAGTAGATGGGCAATTGTTATGTCTCGTGGTGCAGGATTTTCTGATCAG GTTGTGGAACTGGATTTTCTGTATCCTAGTGAAGGTATTCACCGGAGATGGGATAGTGGCTATCGTATCACATCAACTGCGGCTACCTGGGACCAGGCTGCTTTTGTTCTCAGTGTTCCTAGAAGAAAACCGGCTGATGAAACTCAAGAGACTCTCCGAACTTCTGCTTTTCCTAGCACTCATGTCAAG GAGAAATGGGCAAAGAATCTTTATATCGCATCTGTTTGCTATGGTCGAACTGTCTCATGA
- the LOC102627839 gene encoding uncharacterized protein LOC102627839 yields MEARPPVIAKKLGRMVRVILFMIQKGITKSKFIGKALNDAVLYDYGAITCRSHDMHASFVCPREYEFSCSNSPAYQPYVIPSLHVSRRKILHHAKDNKRQAASAAVAGCYREDDDVAASDVDVAEASPLVGPVRRGVRVTDSPFPLRDDDKDCHVDKEAEEFIKKFYQQLRLQKWNAAREAAATLYG; encoded by the coding sequence atggagGCGAGGCCGCCGGTGATAGCAAAGAAGCTAGGCAGAATGGTACGTGTAATTTTGTTCATGATACAGAAGGGTATCACCAAGAGCAAGTTCATAGGGAAGGCTCTAAACGACGCCGTGCTCTACGACTACGGCGCCATCACTTGCCGGTCACATGACATGCACGCCTCTTTCGTCTGTCCTCGAGAGTACGAGTTTAGCTGCAGTAACAGTCCGGCTTATCAACCGTACGTCATCCCCAGCCTCCACGTCAGCAGGCGCAAAATCCTTCACCACGCTAAGGACAACAAACGCCAGGCTGCTTCTGCTGCAGTGGCCGGCTGTTACCGTgaggatgatgacgtggccgCGTCGGATGTCGACGTGGCAGAGGCGTCGCCGTTGGTGGGTCCAGTGAGGCGTGGGGTGAGGGTAACGGACTCGCCGTTCCCGTTGAGGGATGATGACAAGGACTGCCACGTGGACAAGGAGGCTGAGGAGTTCATTAAGAAGTTTTACCAGCAGCTGAGGCTGCAGAAATGGAACGCGGCCCGGGAAGCTGCGGCCACCCTCTACGGCTGA